TAAAGAAGAAATTGAACCATATTTACAGCCTGGTAAAGCATTAGCATTTGCGCACGGCTTTAATATTCATTATCACCAAATTACTCCACCAGCACATATCGATGTATTTTTAGTGGCACCGAAAGGTCCTGGTCACCTAGTTCGTCGCCAATTTGAAGAAGGAGCAGGGGTGCCTGCATTAGTCGCCGTTTATCAAGATGTGACGGGTGTAGCCAAACCGCTAGCACTTGCTTATGCAAAAGGAATTGGAAGTGCCAGAGCCGGGGTGTTAGAAACAACGTTTAAAGAAGAGACTGAAACCGATCTATTTGGAGAGCAAGCTGTTTTATGCGGAGGCTTAACTTCACTAGTCAAAGCAGGATTTGAAACATTAGTAGAAGCTGGTTACCAGCCAGAAGTGGCTTACTTTGAATGCTTACACGAATTAAAGCTGATTGTTGACTTAATGTACGAAGGTGGACTCGAATACATGCGTTATTCGATTTCAGATACGGCTCAATGGGGTGATTTTGTTTCCGGACCACGCGTTGTAAATCAAGAAACGAAACAACGGATGAAAGAAGTATTAGCAGACATTAAATCAGGTAAATTTGCTAAAGAATGGTTACTCGAAAATCAATTAAATCGTCCACAATTCCATGCGTTGAATGACAGAGAAAAAGACCATCCAATTGAACAAGTGGGACGTGAACTCCGTAAAATGATGCCATTTGTGCGGCGAACGAAAAAGGATGTGGTTGCTCATGCGAAAAATTGATGTCTTCGATACAACGCTACGAGATGGAGAACAAACGGTCGGTGTCAATTTGAATACGGTCGAAAAGCTCGAAATTGCTAAACAGCTTGAACGCCTTGGAGTAGATATTATGGAGGCGGGTTTTCCCGCTTCCTCTAAAGGAGATTTCGAAGCAGTTCAGATGATAGCCAAGACGATCAAACACTCCTCCGTTACTGGATTAGCGCGTTGTTATCAAAAGGATATTGACATAGCTTGGGAAGCGTTAAAGTATTCAGAAGAACCACGTATTCACGTGTTTTTAGCTACATCTCCGATTCATATGAAATACAAGTTACGAAAAACACCTGAAGAAGTGATCGAAACAGCCGTTCAAGCGGTGACTTATGCTAAACGCTTGTTCCCACATGTACAATGGTCTGCGGAGGATGCATGTCGATCGGATTGGAAGTTTCTGGCTAAGGTTATTGAAAAAGTAATTGAAGCAGGGGCGACAGTGATCAATATTCCAGATACAGTAGGCTACATTACCCCGAAAGAATACGGAGCGTTATTTACTTATTTACGTGAAAACGTGAAGAATATCGATCAGGTGAAATTGTCTGCCCATTGTCATGATGATTTAGGATTAGCGGTCACAAATACATTGGCAGCTATCGAGCATGGGGCCCTCCAAATTGAAGGGACCATCAACGGAATTGGTGAGCGTGCAGGGAATGCGGCCATTGAAGAAGTGGCTGTCGCATTAACGATTCGAAAAGACTACTATCAAGCCCAAACAAATCTGAATTTACAAGAAATTAAACGAACGAGTGATCTGGTCAGTAAATTAACAGGGATGATGGTTCC
This portion of the Bacillus sp. (in: firmicutes) genome encodes:
- the ilvC gene encoding ketol-acid reductoisomerase, producing the protein MVKVYYENDVQESVLKGKQVAVIGYGSQGHAHAQNLRDNGYNVVIGLRKGKSWDQAQKDGFHVYPVREAVQQSDVIMVLLPDEHQPKVYKEEIEPYLQPGKALAFAHGFNIHYHQITPPAHIDVFLVAPKGPGHLVRRQFEEGAGVPALVAVYQDVTGVAKPLALAYAKGIGSARAGVLETTFKEETETDLFGEQAVLCGGLTSLVKAGFETLVEAGYQPEVAYFECLHELKLIVDLMYEGGLEYMRYSISDTAQWGDFVSGPRVVNQETKQRMKEVLADIKSGKFAKEWLLENQLNRPQFHALNDREKDHPIEQVGRELRKMMPFVRRTKKDVVAHAKN
- a CDS encoding 2-isopropylmalate synthase gives rise to the protein MRKIDVFDTTLRDGEQTVGVNLNTVEKLEIAKQLERLGVDIMEAGFPASSKGDFEAVQMIAKTIKHSSVTGLARCYQKDIDIAWEALKYSEEPRIHVFLATSPIHMKYKLRKTPEEVIETAVQAVTYAKRLFPHVQWSAEDACRSDWKFLAKVIEKVIEAGATVINIPDTVGYITPKEYGALFTYLRENVKNIDQVKLSAHCHDDLGLAVTNTLAAIEHGALQIEGTINGIGERAGNAAIEEVAVALTIRKDYYQAQTNLNLQEIKRTSDLVSKLTGMMVPANKAVVGANAFAHESGIHQDGVLKEKLTYEIITPEMVGVSSNRIVLGKHSGRHAFKEKALELGFDLTEEKLNAAFSAFKELADKKKEITDDDLFTILTDYQTKRVDEPKYELMSLQVQYGLNHIPTATLLIQTPNGTLVQEAATGSGSVEAIYNTIERMIPGELSLQDYRIHSVGKGRDALAEVYVKVKYNDQPSSGRGVAQDVLEASAKAYLNAVNRCRNHSELSTSPL